CACTCCCTTCTATCAAGACGAAAGCGAAGCTATATGGCTCAGCAAGGAGGATAGTAGCGACTACCACACCTATCGTACAGACTCTGGAAGAGAGGTGGCGAACATACCTCGTGTGGAGCTGATAAACGCACTCAGCGAGACTCTCAGAGAGCAAGTAGCTCTGAGCCAGGATAGCTTGACGCTCCTAGCGGCTCGCAAGCTAGGCTTCAATCGCAGGGGCAGCAACGTCGATGCGGCTTTTTCAGATGCCTTGGCCGCGATGATAGAGGCTGGCACCGTTGAGGCGGTCGGTTCTAACCTTCGCCTCAAGTGAAGGCTGGACTAGCGAGTGGCTCGTGTTATGGATATTCAAGTAGAGACTGTTGCATAAAGGCGAATCGCTGTGTTGCTTTCGGGGTTCGGCTTTGGTCACATACGGAGGTATGCTCCCTTCAGACCTCACCCTCAGCGCCTTGCGCTTCATCCTTTCTGCAAAGTCAGGACAATCTTGCAAGCAAGATTGTGAGACTGTTGACTTTTGCAACAGTCTCAAGTAAGAAGAGCCAATCCCGTGGCTCAGACCAATTCACTACCTTTGCTGTGCAACGCAAAGCGGAGACGGTACGACGTTGGTATCGTCTTCAATCGATAGGAAGATGCAGCTATGACTGAACTTGTACAGATTAGTGACCAGATCCGGTCGGGTCAACCGCTCCCGCCTCTCGTGCTTGGCTACGGGGAGGAGAGCTACTATATCAATCGCCTAGAGGAGCTTGTCGTCGAGAACTACATTCCTCAGGAGGAGCGCACGACCCAGCTGGTCGTCTACTTCGGCTCCGAGACGACAGCTCCCGAGGTGCTTCAGCAGGCACAGACCTTCTCGATGTTTGCACCGAAGCGTCTGATCGTCTTGCGTGATGCGCAGGATCTTAAGAAGAGCTCCGTACTCAAGAAGCCGTACGGCATTGCTGAGCTGATACGCGATGCGACCACCTTTGCCGAGGGCACCACACTCCTTATATTATACCACGATGCGCTCCCCGCAGCTGCTAAGAAGAATGCGCAGGCACTCAAGTCGCAGGTTGCGCTCATCGAGTCGACACCCGTCAGGCGTGACAACGAACTGAGAGAGGCGATGATCCGGATGGCTGAGGGGCTAGGCTTGCAGCTGGCTCCGCAAGCGATCTCGACGCTGATCGAGCGGGTCGGATACGACCTAGAGACGCTCTACTCGGAGCTGCAAAAGCTCTCCATACCCGCCAAGGGTGCCGGCGGACTCATCTCACGTGCCATGGTGCAGCAGGTGGTGAGCAAGTCGCGCAAGTACGGTCCTTACGACTTGCTCAATGCGGTGCAGCGACGCAAGGACGATGAGGCTCTGCAGATAGCACTCGCCATGGCGGAGGACGAAAAGAGATACCCCGTACCGCAGATCGTCGCTTCGCTCTACGGCTTCTTTGCCAATCTGATGGTAGCG
The sequence above is a segment of the Porphyromonas vaginalis genome. Coding sequences within it:
- the holA gene encoding DNA polymerase III subunit delta, whose translation is MTELVQISDQIRSGQPLPPLVLGYGEESYYINRLEELVVENYIPQEERTTQLVVYFGSETTAPEVLQQAQTFSMFAPKRLIVLRDAQDLKKSSVLKKPYGIAELIRDATTFAEGTTLLILYHDALPAAAKKNAQALKSQVALIESTPVRRDNELREAMIRMAEGLGLQLAPQAISTLIERVGYDLETLYSELQKLSIPAKGAGGLISRAMVQQVVSKSRKYGPYDLLNAVQRRKDDEALQIALAMAEDEKRYPVPQIVASLYGFFANLMVAHYLPSNSQKNIQEALNLKYESMARMYQSAMRLYSKQQTLNIISAIRRADGDAKGAHGVNASARTIYLDLLTQIFALKY